In Crassostrea angulata isolate pt1a10 chromosome 6, ASM2561291v2, whole genome shotgun sequence, a genomic segment contains:
- the LOC128187111 gene encoding kinesin-like protein KIF28 isoform X13, with translation MPDESVKVAVRVRPFNQREKDRSAKLIIKMQGQMTTIANPETPNEEPKSFSFDYSYWSHDGFQEKSDGVLEPAGGSSYASQRRVFEDLGQGVLDNAFEGYNCSLFAYGQTGSGKSYSMVGYGQNKGIVPITCDEMFKTMDKNADPNKRFEVTFSMLEIYNEQVRDLLSKDNPKGGLNVRQNPKLGLFYVENLKRVPVGSYAEIEKRTDQGTASRTVASTNMNATSSRAHTVVTITFDQIIKSESGSETKKSSVMNLVDLAGSERADSTGATGDRLKEGANINKSLSALGNVISALADLSMGTKKKIMVPYRDSVLTKLLQNALGGNSKTIMIAALSPADINYDETLSTLRYADRAKKIKNKAVVNENPLDKLIRELKEENERLKKAMEGGGVVMQEGAGLTPEELDKMRKQMEEDIRAQLMANQAMIAENAQSWDDKLAEARTETEKIDVGGADNSRKSKEAYLINLNEDPMLSGVICHFLNSGETSVGRKDASPVPNICLSGLSIQKQHAVIFNKKGVIEIESVSGSGSKTKINGIPLTGRKALCHKDRILFGSNHMYVLMNPLKPETADNSLPKEITWEYAQKEIAQVKGFATGSAGLSKEQQIVQEQVLEILPMVSEVNAVSEELNKQKSFEVVLISAAAQEGGDITQSHASKSKGLVHITRVTVKMKNLLNGNTWLWERGKFITRRYLIQELYQKFLDGENISNIPKEQDPFWEPTEDVLIGTSNLFLQSLSYCLDFEDTLNISDYKGQEEGHLKVKLEPCDNKGKPIDEEAFVDDPHELLNKPYHFKLTVENANIHKSRFSKGIMVKYSVKNNGKVEEVKTPTVKNTLTPTFNHSKVISIPKLKQENLDFFESGCITLSIYGIQEDTMPDPKLLKLNTRELREASMYQDLRALTINQELRQMENMENSTANASGRRATMFGNEIASDTSHLKTEVVLLQRKYERLQQKERRMQQICEEWSKKPDGEKQFEPFYRAVSAVANSTGTRLKTRVQMLNQMLRLQKEAPGLQRQKTMDPSMLSQVLQGQKYVRQMALDKSANKKTPSKSNGKRPSSADNNKTESSACVLQ, from the exons ATGCCGGACGAATC agtCAAAGTGGCGGTCAGAGTCCGTCCCTTTAATCAAAG GGAGAAGGACAGATCGGCCAAGCTTATCATTAAAATGCAAGGGCAGATGACCACAATCGCAAATCCAGAGACTCCAA ATGAGGAACCAAAGAGCTTTTCATTTGATTACTCCTACTG GTCACACGACGGTTTCCAGGAAAAGAGTGATGGTGTTCTAGAACCTGCAGGCGGGTCTAGCTACGCCAGTCAGAGGAGAGTGTTCGAAGATTTGGGACAAGGTGTCTTAGATAATGCTTTCGAAG GATATAACTGCTCCTTGTTTGCCTATGGACAGACAGGATCTGGAAAGTCCTACTCTATGGTTGGATATGGACAAAACAA GGGTATTGTACCAATCACCTGTGATGAAATGTTCAAGACGATGGACAAAAATGCAGACCCAAATAAG agatTTGAGGTGACATTTTCTATGTTAgaaatttacaatgaacaagTGCGGGATTTATTATCCAAAGACAATCCTAAAGGCGGACTGAATGTGAGGCAGAACCCAAAGCTGGGCCTGTTCTATGTGGAGAATCTTAAACGTGTTCCGGTGGGAAGCTATGCTGAAATCGAGAAGAGAACAGATCAGG GAACGGCCAGTCGTACCGTAGCATCCACCAACATGAATGCCACCAGCAGTAGAGCCCACACAGTGGTCACCATTACGTTTGACCAGATCATCAAAAGTGAATCGGGGTCCGAAACCAAGAAGAGCAGTGTGATGAACCTGGTGGATTTGGCCGGATCCGAGAGAGCAGACAGCACAGGAGCCACTGGAGACCGACTCAAAGAGGGCGCTAATATCAACAAGTCTCTGTCCGCCCTCGGAAATGTCATCTCT gCTCTTGCAGATTTATCCATGGGAACAAAAAAGAAGATTATGGTCCCTTACAGAGATTCTGTTTTAACCAAACTGTTGCAGAATGCCTTGGGAGGCAACAG CAAGACCATTATGATTGCTGCCCTCTCACCAGCTGATATAAACTATGATGAAACCCTTTCCACCCTGAGATATGCAGACAGagcaaagaaaatcaaaaacaaagcTGTAGTCAATGAGAACCCACTGGACAAACTCATCAGGGAACTCAAG GAAGAGAATGAGAGATTGAAGAAAGCCATGGAGGGTGGAGGTGTGGTGATGCAGGAGGGAGCGGGACTTACTCCTGAAG aacTGGATAAAATGCGTAAACAGATGGAAGAAGATATCCGTGCTCAGCTAATGGCAAATCAAGCAATGATTGCAGAGAACGCTCAGAGCTGGGACGATAAG CTTGCAGAGGCCAGGACTGAGACAGAGAAAATTGACGTCGGAGGAGCAGATAACAGCAGAAAGAGTAAAGAGGCCTACCTGATCAATCTCAATGAGGACCCCATGTTGTCGGGGGTCATATGTCACTTCCTGAACAGTGGGGAGACCAGTGTAGGGAGGAAGGATGCTAGCCCTGTCCCTAACATCTGTCTTAGTGGTCTCAG TATACAGAAGCAACATGCAGTAATCTTCAACAAGAAAGGAGTGATAGAAATAGAGTCTGTGTCAGGAAGTGGGTCTAAGACCAAAATCAATGGGATACCCCTCACTGGCAGGAAAGCACTCTGTCACAAGGACAGAATTCTGTTTG GATCCAACCACATGTATGTTCTGATGAACCCACTGAAACCTGAAACTGCAGACAACAGTCTTCCGAAAGAGATAACGTGGGAGTATGCACAGAAAGAAATTGCCCAGGTCAAGGGATTTGCCACAGGCTCAGCTGGTCTAAGCAAAG AACAACAAATTGTTCAAGAGCAGGTTCTTGAAATCCTCCCTATGGTATCTGAGGTGAATGCAGTGTCGGAAGAACTTAACAAACAGAAATCGTTTGAGGTCGTACTGATATCAGCAGCAGCCCAGGAAGGAGGGGACATAACTCAATCACATGCCTCAAA AAGTAAAGGACTAGTACATATAACTAG aGTGACAGTCAAAATGAAGAATCTACTGAATGGAAATACATGGCTATGGGAGAGAGGGAAGTTCATAACCAGGCGATACCTGATACAG GAATTATACCAAAAGTTTCTGGATGGGGAGAATATTTCAAACATCCCCAAGGAACAGGACCCTTTCTGGGAGCCCACTGAAGACGTCCTGATTGGAACGTCAAACCTGTTCCTCCAGTCTCTGTCTTATTGTCTAGACTTTGAGGACACTCTCAACATCTCTGACTACAAAGGTCAAGAGGAAGGTCATTTGAAGGTCAAACTTGAGCCCTGTGACAACAAGGGGAAGCCTATTGATGAAGAGGCTTTTGTTGACGATCCACATGAGCTTCTGAACAAACCCTATCACTTCAAG CTGACAGTTGAGAACGCAAACATCCACAAGTCCAGATTCTCCAAAGGTATCATGGTGAAATACTCAGTAAAGAACAATGGAAAAGTGGAAGAAGTGAAAACACCCACCGTGAAAAACACCCTGACCCCGACCTTCAACCATTCCAAGGTCATCTCCATCCCCAAGCTCAAGCAGGAGAATCTCGACTTCTTTGAGTCAGGCTGTATTACGCTGTCCATCTATGGAATACAGGAAGATACAATGCCAGACCCCAAACTGTTGAAGCTCAATACAAGG GAATTAAGAGAGGCGTCAATGTACCAG GATTTAAGAGCATTGACCATTAATCAG GAATTGCGGCAGATGGAGAATATGGAGAATTCCACTGCCAATGCCAGTGGTAGACGCGCCACCATGTTTGGTAATGAGATTGCCTCGGACACATCCCATCTGAAGACGGAGGTGGTTCTGTTACAAAGAAAGTATGAACGCCTTCAGCAAAAGGAACGCAGAATGCAG CAAATATGTGAAGAGTGGTCAAAGAAACCAGATGGAGAGAAGCAGTTTGAGCCATTCTACCGGGCAGTGTCTGCTGTAGCTAATAGTACAGGAACTCGACTCAAGACTCGAGTTCAGATGCTCAACCAG ATGTTACGATTGCAAAAAGAAGCTCCAGGTTTGCAAAGACAAAAAACAATGGACCCCAGCATGCTATCACag GTTTTACAAGGGCAAAAGTACGTGAGACAAATGGCCCTGGATAAAAGC GCAAATAAAAAGACGCCATCAAAGTCCAATGGAAAACGACCAAGTTCGGCAGACAACAACAAGACGGAAAGCTCAGCTTGTGTACTACAGTGA
- the LOC128187111 gene encoding kinesin-like protein KIF28 isoform X11 translates to MPDESVKVAVRVRPFNQREKDRSAKLIIKMQGQMTTIANPETPNEEPKSFSFDYSYWSHDGFQEKSDGVLEPAGGSSYASQRRVFEDLGQGVLDNAFEGYNCSLFAYGQTGSGKSYSMVGYGQNKGIVPITCDEMFKTMDKNADPNKRFEVTFSMLEIYNEQVRDLLSKDNPKGGLNVRQNPKLGLFYVENLKRVPVGSYAEIEKRTDQGTASRTVASTNMNATSSRAHTVVTITFDQIIKSESGSETKKSSVMNLVDLAGSERADSTGATGDRLKEGANINKSLSALGNVISALADLSMGTKKKIMVPYRDSVLTKLLQNALGGNSKTIMIAALSPADINYDETLSTLRYADRAKKIKNKAVVNENPLDKLIRELKEENERLKKAMEGGGVVMQEGAGLTPEELDKMRKQMEEDIRAQLMANQAMIAENAQSWDDKLAEARTETEKIDVGGADNSRKSKEAYLINLNEDPMLSGVICHFLNSGETSVGRKDASPVPNICLSGLSIQKQHAVIFNKKGVIEIESVSGSGSKTKINGIPLTGRKALCHKDRILFGSNHMYVLMNPLKPETADNSLPKEITWEYAQKEIAQVKGFATGSAGLSKEQQIVQEQVLEILPMVSEVNAVSEELNKQKSFEVVLISAAAQEGGDITQSHASKSKGLVHITRVTVKMKNLLNGNTWLWERGKFITRRYLIQELYQKFLDGENISNIPKEQDPFWEPTEDVLIGTSNLFLQSLSYCLDFEDTLNISDYKGQEEGHLKVKLEPCDNKGKPIDEEAFVDDPHELLNKPYHFKLTVENANIHKSRFSKGIMVKYSVKNNGKVEEVKTPTVKNTLTPTFNHSKVISIPKLKQENLDFFESGCITLSIYGIQEDTMPDPKLLKLNTRELREASMYQDLRALTINQELRQMENMENSTANASGRRATMFGNEIASDTSHLKTEVVLLQRKYERLQQKERRMQQICEEWSKKPDGEKQFEPFYRAVSAVANSTGTRLKTRVQMLNQDGKHAGDGDTISLFVFDENEHELAQEASQNNGVVDYHKVAHHHYPDLQLSKAKTDANKKTPSKSNGKRPSSADNNKTESSACVLQ, encoded by the exons ATGCCGGACGAATC agtCAAAGTGGCGGTCAGAGTCCGTCCCTTTAATCAAAG GGAGAAGGACAGATCGGCCAAGCTTATCATTAAAATGCAAGGGCAGATGACCACAATCGCAAATCCAGAGACTCCAA ATGAGGAACCAAAGAGCTTTTCATTTGATTACTCCTACTG GTCACACGACGGTTTCCAGGAAAAGAGTGATGGTGTTCTAGAACCTGCAGGCGGGTCTAGCTACGCCAGTCAGAGGAGAGTGTTCGAAGATTTGGGACAAGGTGTCTTAGATAATGCTTTCGAAG GATATAACTGCTCCTTGTTTGCCTATGGACAGACAGGATCTGGAAAGTCCTACTCTATGGTTGGATATGGACAAAACAA GGGTATTGTACCAATCACCTGTGATGAAATGTTCAAGACGATGGACAAAAATGCAGACCCAAATAAG agatTTGAGGTGACATTTTCTATGTTAgaaatttacaatgaacaagTGCGGGATTTATTATCCAAAGACAATCCTAAAGGCGGACTGAATGTGAGGCAGAACCCAAAGCTGGGCCTGTTCTATGTGGAGAATCTTAAACGTGTTCCGGTGGGAAGCTATGCTGAAATCGAGAAGAGAACAGATCAGG GAACGGCCAGTCGTACCGTAGCATCCACCAACATGAATGCCACCAGCAGTAGAGCCCACACAGTGGTCACCATTACGTTTGACCAGATCATCAAAAGTGAATCGGGGTCCGAAACCAAGAAGAGCAGTGTGATGAACCTGGTGGATTTGGCCGGATCCGAGAGAGCAGACAGCACAGGAGCCACTGGAGACCGACTCAAAGAGGGCGCTAATATCAACAAGTCTCTGTCCGCCCTCGGAAATGTCATCTCT gCTCTTGCAGATTTATCCATGGGAACAAAAAAGAAGATTATGGTCCCTTACAGAGATTCTGTTTTAACCAAACTGTTGCAGAATGCCTTGGGAGGCAACAG CAAGACCATTATGATTGCTGCCCTCTCACCAGCTGATATAAACTATGATGAAACCCTTTCCACCCTGAGATATGCAGACAGagcaaagaaaatcaaaaacaaagcTGTAGTCAATGAGAACCCACTGGACAAACTCATCAGGGAACTCAAG GAAGAGAATGAGAGATTGAAGAAAGCCATGGAGGGTGGAGGTGTGGTGATGCAGGAGGGAGCGGGACTTACTCCTGAAG aacTGGATAAAATGCGTAAACAGATGGAAGAAGATATCCGTGCTCAGCTAATGGCAAATCAAGCAATGATTGCAGAGAACGCTCAGAGCTGGGACGATAAG CTTGCAGAGGCCAGGACTGAGACAGAGAAAATTGACGTCGGAGGAGCAGATAACAGCAGAAAGAGTAAAGAGGCCTACCTGATCAATCTCAATGAGGACCCCATGTTGTCGGGGGTCATATGTCACTTCCTGAACAGTGGGGAGACCAGTGTAGGGAGGAAGGATGCTAGCCCTGTCCCTAACATCTGTCTTAGTGGTCTCAG TATACAGAAGCAACATGCAGTAATCTTCAACAAGAAAGGAGTGATAGAAATAGAGTCTGTGTCAGGAAGTGGGTCTAAGACCAAAATCAATGGGATACCCCTCACTGGCAGGAAAGCACTCTGTCACAAGGACAGAATTCTGTTTG GATCCAACCACATGTATGTTCTGATGAACCCACTGAAACCTGAAACTGCAGACAACAGTCTTCCGAAAGAGATAACGTGGGAGTATGCACAGAAAGAAATTGCCCAGGTCAAGGGATTTGCCACAGGCTCAGCTGGTCTAAGCAAAG AACAACAAATTGTTCAAGAGCAGGTTCTTGAAATCCTCCCTATGGTATCTGAGGTGAATGCAGTGTCGGAAGAACTTAACAAACAGAAATCGTTTGAGGTCGTACTGATATCAGCAGCAGCCCAGGAAGGAGGGGACATAACTCAATCACATGCCTCAAA AAGTAAAGGACTAGTACATATAACTAG aGTGACAGTCAAAATGAAGAATCTACTGAATGGAAATACATGGCTATGGGAGAGAGGGAAGTTCATAACCAGGCGATACCTGATACAG GAATTATACCAAAAGTTTCTGGATGGGGAGAATATTTCAAACATCCCCAAGGAACAGGACCCTTTCTGGGAGCCCACTGAAGACGTCCTGATTGGAACGTCAAACCTGTTCCTCCAGTCTCTGTCTTATTGTCTAGACTTTGAGGACACTCTCAACATCTCTGACTACAAAGGTCAAGAGGAAGGTCATTTGAAGGTCAAACTTGAGCCCTGTGACAACAAGGGGAAGCCTATTGATGAAGAGGCTTTTGTTGACGATCCACATGAGCTTCTGAACAAACCCTATCACTTCAAG CTGACAGTTGAGAACGCAAACATCCACAAGTCCAGATTCTCCAAAGGTATCATGGTGAAATACTCAGTAAAGAACAATGGAAAAGTGGAAGAAGTGAAAACACCCACCGTGAAAAACACCCTGACCCCGACCTTCAACCATTCCAAGGTCATCTCCATCCCCAAGCTCAAGCAGGAGAATCTCGACTTCTTTGAGTCAGGCTGTATTACGCTGTCCATCTATGGAATACAGGAAGATACAATGCCAGACCCCAAACTGTTGAAGCTCAATACAAGG GAATTAAGAGAGGCGTCAATGTACCAG GATTTAAGAGCATTGACCATTAATCAG GAATTGCGGCAGATGGAGAATATGGAGAATTCCACTGCCAATGCCAGTGGTAGACGCGCCACCATGTTTGGTAATGAGATTGCCTCGGACACATCCCATCTGAAGACGGAGGTGGTTCTGTTACAAAGAAAGTATGAACGCCTTCAGCAAAAGGAACGCAGAATGCAG CAAATATGTGAAGAGTGGTCAAAGAAACCAGATGGAGAGAAGCAGTTTGAGCCATTCTACCGGGCAGTGTCTGCTGTAGCTAATAGTACAGGAACTCGACTCAAGACTCGAGTTCAGATGCTCAACCAG GATGGTAAACATGCCGGGGACGGGGACACGATAAGTTTATTTGTCTTTGATGAAAATGAGCACGAGTTGGCGCAGGAAGCCAGTCAAAATAACGGCGTTGTCGACTACCATAAAGTCGCTCATCACCATTACCCGGACCTACAGCTTAGCAAAGCCAAAACTGAC GCAAATAAAAAGACGCCATCAAAGTCCAATGGAAAACGACCAAGTTCGGCAGACAACAACAAGACGGAAAGCTCAGCTTGTGTACTACAGTGA
- the LOC128187111 gene encoding kinesin-like protein KIF28 isoform X10, with the protein MPDESVKVAVRVRPFNQREKDRSAKLIIKMQGQMTTIANPETPNEEPKSFSFDYSYWSHDGFQEKSDGVLEPAGGSSYASQRRVFEDLGQGVLDNAFEGYNCSLFAYGQTGSGKSYSMVGYGQNKGIVPITCDEMFKTMDKNADPNKRFEVTFSMLEIYNEQVRDLLSKDNPKGGLNVRQNPKLGLFYVENLKRVPVGSYAEIEKRTDQGTASRTVASTNMNATSSRAHTVVTITFDQIIKSESGSETKKSSVMNLVDLAGSERADSTGATGDRLKEGANINKSLSALGNVISALADLSMGTKKKIMVPYRDSVLTKLLQNALGGNSKTIMIAALSPADINYDETLSTLRYADRAKKIKNKAVVNENPLDKLIRELKEENERLKKAMEGGGVVMQEGAGLTPEELDKMRKQMEEDIRAQLMANQAMIAENAQSWDDKLAEARTETEKIDVGGADNSRKSKEAYLINLNEDPMLSGVICHFLNSGETSVGRKDASPVPNICLSGLSIQKQHAVIFNKKGVIEIESVSGSGSKTKINGIPLTGRKALCHKDRILFGSNHMYVLMNPLKPETADNSLPKEITWEYAQKEIAQVKGFATGSAGLSKEQQIVQEQVLEILPMVSEVNAVSEELNKQKSFEVVLISAAAQEGGDITQSHASKSKGLVHITRVTVKMKNLLNGNTWLWERGKFITRRYLIQELYQKFLDGENISNIPKEQDPFWEPTEDVLIGTSNLFLQSLSYCLDFEDTLNISDYKGQEEGHLKVKLEPCDNKGKPIDEEAFVDDPHELLNKPYHFKLTVENANIHKSRFSKGIMVKYSVKNNGKVEEVKTPTVKNTLTPTFNHSKVISIPKLKQENLDFFESGCITLSIYGIQEDTMPDPKLLKLNTRELREASMYQDLRALTINQELRQMENMENSTANASGRRATMFGNEIASDTSHLKTEVVLLQRKYERLQQKERRMQQICEEWSKKPDGEKQFEPFYRAVSAVANSTGTRLKTRVQMLNQMLKLQKTVALPSYKDNSSPMLRLQKEAPGLQRQKTMDPSMLSQVLQGQKYVRQMALDKSANKKTPSKSNGKRPSSADNNKTESSACVLQ; encoded by the exons ATGCCGGACGAATC agtCAAAGTGGCGGTCAGAGTCCGTCCCTTTAATCAAAG GGAGAAGGACAGATCGGCCAAGCTTATCATTAAAATGCAAGGGCAGATGACCACAATCGCAAATCCAGAGACTCCAA ATGAGGAACCAAAGAGCTTTTCATTTGATTACTCCTACTG GTCACACGACGGTTTCCAGGAAAAGAGTGATGGTGTTCTAGAACCTGCAGGCGGGTCTAGCTACGCCAGTCAGAGGAGAGTGTTCGAAGATTTGGGACAAGGTGTCTTAGATAATGCTTTCGAAG GATATAACTGCTCCTTGTTTGCCTATGGACAGACAGGATCTGGAAAGTCCTACTCTATGGTTGGATATGGACAAAACAA GGGTATTGTACCAATCACCTGTGATGAAATGTTCAAGACGATGGACAAAAATGCAGACCCAAATAAG agatTTGAGGTGACATTTTCTATGTTAgaaatttacaatgaacaagTGCGGGATTTATTATCCAAAGACAATCCTAAAGGCGGACTGAATGTGAGGCAGAACCCAAAGCTGGGCCTGTTCTATGTGGAGAATCTTAAACGTGTTCCGGTGGGAAGCTATGCTGAAATCGAGAAGAGAACAGATCAGG GAACGGCCAGTCGTACCGTAGCATCCACCAACATGAATGCCACCAGCAGTAGAGCCCACACAGTGGTCACCATTACGTTTGACCAGATCATCAAAAGTGAATCGGGGTCCGAAACCAAGAAGAGCAGTGTGATGAACCTGGTGGATTTGGCCGGATCCGAGAGAGCAGACAGCACAGGAGCCACTGGAGACCGACTCAAAGAGGGCGCTAATATCAACAAGTCTCTGTCCGCCCTCGGAAATGTCATCTCT gCTCTTGCAGATTTATCCATGGGAACAAAAAAGAAGATTATGGTCCCTTACAGAGATTCTGTTTTAACCAAACTGTTGCAGAATGCCTTGGGAGGCAACAG CAAGACCATTATGATTGCTGCCCTCTCACCAGCTGATATAAACTATGATGAAACCCTTTCCACCCTGAGATATGCAGACAGagcaaagaaaatcaaaaacaaagcTGTAGTCAATGAGAACCCACTGGACAAACTCATCAGGGAACTCAAG GAAGAGAATGAGAGATTGAAGAAAGCCATGGAGGGTGGAGGTGTGGTGATGCAGGAGGGAGCGGGACTTACTCCTGAAG aacTGGATAAAATGCGTAAACAGATGGAAGAAGATATCCGTGCTCAGCTAATGGCAAATCAAGCAATGATTGCAGAGAACGCTCAGAGCTGGGACGATAAG CTTGCAGAGGCCAGGACTGAGACAGAGAAAATTGACGTCGGAGGAGCAGATAACAGCAGAAAGAGTAAAGAGGCCTACCTGATCAATCTCAATGAGGACCCCATGTTGTCGGGGGTCATATGTCACTTCCTGAACAGTGGGGAGACCAGTGTAGGGAGGAAGGATGCTAGCCCTGTCCCTAACATCTGTCTTAGTGGTCTCAG TATACAGAAGCAACATGCAGTAATCTTCAACAAGAAAGGAGTGATAGAAATAGAGTCTGTGTCAGGAAGTGGGTCTAAGACCAAAATCAATGGGATACCCCTCACTGGCAGGAAAGCACTCTGTCACAAGGACAGAATTCTGTTTG GATCCAACCACATGTATGTTCTGATGAACCCACTGAAACCTGAAACTGCAGACAACAGTCTTCCGAAAGAGATAACGTGGGAGTATGCACAGAAAGAAATTGCCCAGGTCAAGGGATTTGCCACAGGCTCAGCTGGTCTAAGCAAAG AACAACAAATTGTTCAAGAGCAGGTTCTTGAAATCCTCCCTATGGTATCTGAGGTGAATGCAGTGTCGGAAGAACTTAACAAACAGAAATCGTTTGAGGTCGTACTGATATCAGCAGCAGCCCAGGAAGGAGGGGACATAACTCAATCACATGCCTCAAA AAGTAAAGGACTAGTACATATAACTAG aGTGACAGTCAAAATGAAGAATCTACTGAATGGAAATACATGGCTATGGGAGAGAGGGAAGTTCATAACCAGGCGATACCTGATACAG GAATTATACCAAAAGTTTCTGGATGGGGAGAATATTTCAAACATCCCCAAGGAACAGGACCCTTTCTGGGAGCCCACTGAAGACGTCCTGATTGGAACGTCAAACCTGTTCCTCCAGTCTCTGTCTTATTGTCTAGACTTTGAGGACACTCTCAACATCTCTGACTACAAAGGTCAAGAGGAAGGTCATTTGAAGGTCAAACTTGAGCCCTGTGACAACAAGGGGAAGCCTATTGATGAAGAGGCTTTTGTTGACGATCCACATGAGCTTCTGAACAAACCCTATCACTTCAAG CTGACAGTTGAGAACGCAAACATCCACAAGTCCAGATTCTCCAAAGGTATCATGGTGAAATACTCAGTAAAGAACAATGGAAAAGTGGAAGAAGTGAAAACACCCACCGTGAAAAACACCCTGACCCCGACCTTCAACCATTCCAAGGTCATCTCCATCCCCAAGCTCAAGCAGGAGAATCTCGACTTCTTTGAGTCAGGCTGTATTACGCTGTCCATCTATGGAATACAGGAAGATACAATGCCAGACCCCAAACTGTTGAAGCTCAATACAAGG GAATTAAGAGAGGCGTCAATGTACCAG GATTTAAGAGCATTGACCATTAATCAG GAATTGCGGCAGATGGAGAATATGGAGAATTCCACTGCCAATGCCAGTGGTAGACGCGCCACCATGTTTGGTAATGAGATTGCCTCGGACACATCCCATCTGAAGACGGAGGTGGTTCTGTTACAAAGAAAGTATGAACGCCTTCAGCAAAAGGAACGCAGAATGCAG CAAATATGTGAAGAGTGGTCAAAGAAACCAGATGGAGAGAAGCAGTTTGAGCCATTCTACCGGGCAGTGTCTGCTGTAGCTAATAGTACAGGAACTCGACTCAAGACTCGAGTTCAGATGCTCAACCAG ATGCTAAAGTTACAAAAAACTGTTGCACTGCCAAGTTACAAAGATAACTCTAGCCCA ATGTTACGATTGCAAAAAGAAGCTCCAGGTTTGCAAAGACAAAAAACAATGGACCCCAGCATGCTATCACag GTTTTACAAGGGCAAAAGTACGTGAGACAAATGGCCCTGGATAAAAGC GCAAATAAAAAGACGCCATCAAAGTCCAATGGAAAACGACCAAGTTCGGCAGACAACAACAAGACGGAAAGCTCAGCTTGTGTACTACAGTGA